The proteins below come from a single Chitinophaga pinensis DSM 2588 genomic window:
- a CDS encoding RNA polymerase sigma factor, which translates to MNTYGNMSDAALADLLRSGDRSAFEEIYHRFKFILHNHAWQKTRDEEEAKDAIQEVFTSLWAKRDTINVGSNLAGYLYASVRNHILNNIAHKEVQDKYLTSIRRFTEEQTVITDHRVRENLFTALIEKEIAALPPRMREVFELSRKHHLSHKEIAQIMGTTEQTVKKQMTVALKALRRKFGVMTWVLLYFFYR; encoded by the coding sequence ATGAACACTTATGGTAATATGTCGGATGCAGCATTGGCGGACCTTCTCAGGTCTGGCGACAGATCCGCATTTGAAGAAATCTACCATCGTTTTAAGTTCATTCTACATAACCATGCCTGGCAGAAAACCAGGGATGAAGAAGAAGCCAAAGATGCTATCCAGGAGGTTTTTACCTCCTTATGGGCGAAGAGAGACACGATCAACGTCGGCAGTAATCTGGCGGGATACCTGTACGCCAGCGTCCGTAATCACATCCTGAACAACATTGCACATAAAGAAGTACAGGACAAATATCTTACCTCCATCAGGCGGTTCACGGAAGAACAAACAGTTATTACAGACCACCGGGTACGGGAAAACCTTTTTACAGCGCTCATAGAAAAGGAAATAGCGGCTTTACCTCCGCGGATGCGGGAGGTATTTGAACTGAGCCGCAAACACCACCTGAGCCACAAAGAGATCGCTCAGATCATGGGAACAACAGAGCAGACTGTCAAAAAGCAAATGACCGTCGCCCTAAAGGCACTACGCAGGAAATTCGGGGTAATGACCTGGGTGTTGCTCTATTTCTTCTACCGGTAA